In a genomic window of beta proteobacterium MWH-UniP1:
- a CDS encoding DmsC/YnfH family molybdoenzyme membrane anchor subunit, with product MHPAFSVISFTTLLGATQGFVVALSVLTLAGATIPNLFGLLVFAVVLLIISLGASFLHLGHPERAWRAAAMWRTSWLSREVIVLPIFIGLTALWALLELMGAGSSLLVLALILMSALLWYCTAMIYACIKFIQEWAHSITVVNYFVLGMASGLVLLTSVFALTGADTVLTQKTALWAVVATLVGLATRWVALQRNASLKPKSTLQSATGIQNTVIQQKSMGMSAGAFNTREFFHGKTEFFVRNIKSLMLGLCFAAPVILILLGTSLDSRALLALAFPIQYLGLLSERWLFFAQARHPQNIYYQTVS from the coding sequence ATGCATCCCGCGTTCTCTGTTATTAGCTTTACCACCCTGCTCGGTGCCACCCAAGGGTTCGTGGTGGCTCTCAGTGTGCTCACACTGGCCGGTGCGACTATTCCCAACCTGTTTGGGCTACTCGTCTTTGCAGTGGTGTTGCTCATCATCAGCCTAGGGGCATCGTTCCTTCACCTGGGCCACCCCGAGCGGGCCTGGCGGGCTGCGGCCATGTGGCGCACCTCGTGGCTGTCGCGCGAAGTCATTGTGTTACCTATCTTTATTGGGCTAACCGCACTCTGGGCGCTCTTAGAACTGATGGGCGCAGGCTCTAGCCTGTTGGTGCTGGCACTCATCCTGATGTCGGCCCTGCTCTGGTACTGCACCGCCATGATCTATGCCTGCATAAAATTTATTCAAGAGTGGGCCCACAGCATCACGGTGGTGAACTACTTTGTGCTGGGCATGGCCTCTGGCCTGGTGCTGCTCACCTCTGTCTTTGCACTCACCGGTGCTGATACGGTGCTCACCCAAAAGACCGCGCTCTGGGCCGTGGTGGCCACACTCGTTGGCCTGGCCACCCGCTGGGTGGCCTTGCAGCGCAATGCATCGCTTAAACCCAAATCCACACTGCAAAGCGCCACCGGCATTCAGAACACAGTGATTCAACAGAAATCCATGGGCATGAGTGCAGGCGCCTTTAACACCCGGGAGTTCTTCCACGGCAAGACCGAATTCTTTGTACGCAATATCAAATCGCTCATGCTGGGGCTTTGCTTCGCCGCGCCCGTGATCTTGATTCTGCTGGGCACCAGCTTAGATTCGCGCGCGCTACTGGCACTGGCCTTTCCAATCCAGTATCTTGGGCTACTGTCTGAGCGATGGCTCTTTTTCGCACAAGCCCGTCATCCACAAAATATCTACTACCAAACGGTGTCCTAA
- a CDS encoding ferredoxin--NADP reductase, whose product MSKYQTETVLSVHHWNDTLFSFTTTRRQGLRFRNGHFLMIGLEVDGKPLVRAYSVVSPNYEEHLEFLSIKVPNGPLTSRLQNIKVGDPVLVSEKSVGTLVIDDLNPGKHLYLFSTGTGMAPFMSIIRDPETYEHFEKVILVHGVRLVSELAYADYLKNELPKDEFLGEMVSNQFIYYPTVTREAFKQTGRLTTAIETGQLFKDIGLPPLDPAVDRAMICGSPAMLKETSEMLDARGFKVSPSLGLPGDYVFERAFVEK is encoded by the coding sequence ATGTCGAAGTATCAAACTGAAACCGTCTTGAGCGTGCATCATTGGAATGACACGCTGTTTAGTTTTACAACCACCCGCCGTCAGGGCCTGCGCTTTCGCAACGGTCATTTTTTAATGATTGGCTTGGAAGTCGATGGCAAGCCGCTGGTGCGTGCCTACAGTGTGGTCAGCCCAAACTATGAAGAGCACTTGGAGTTCTTGAGCATCAAGGTGCCTAACGGTCCGTTGACCTCACGGCTGCAGAACATCAAGGTCGGCGATCCGGTTTTGGTGAGTGAAAAATCAGTGGGCACCTTGGTGATTGATGACCTAAACCCGGGCAAACATCTCTATCTCTTTAGCACGGGCACTGGCATGGCGCCCTTCATGAGCATCATTCGTGACCCCGAGACTTATGAGCATTTTGAAAAAGTAATTCTGGTGCATGGGGTTCGCTTGGTCAGTGAGTTAGCCTATGCGGATTACCTGAAAAACGAACTGCCCAAAGATGAGTTTCTGGGCGAGATGGTCAGCAATCAGTTTATCTATTACCCCACCGTTACGCGCGAGGCCTTTAAGCAAACTGGCCGGCTGACCACGGCCATTGAGACCGGCCAGCTGTTTAAAGATATTGGCCTGCCACCGTTAGATCCTGCCGTTGATCGGGCCATGATTTGTGGAAGCCCTGCCATGCTGAAAGAAACATCTGAGATGTTGGATGCACGTGGCTTTAAAGTATCGCCCAGCCTGGGGTTGCCCGGCGACTATGTGTTTGAACGGGCCTTTGTTGAAAAGTAA
- a CDS encoding 4Fe-4S dicluster domain-containing protein, with amino-acid sequence MSTQKQLALVIDLNVCVGCHACVTSCKQWNTSGAAGPMSDQNPYGADPTGTFFNRVQTYEAGTFPVTQTIHFPKSCLHCEDPPCVPVCPTGASYKRKEDGIVLVDYDKCIGCKYCSWACPYGARELDEDRQVMTKCTLCVDRIYSKTLPENERKPACVMACPTNARLFGDIKDESSEVSKAIRERNGYALMPEHETKPANHYLPRSITAVIEAAKKDF; translated from the coding sequence ATGAGCACACAAAAACAACTCGCCTTGGTCATTGACTTAAACGTCTGCGTGGGCTGCCATGCCTGTGTCACGTCGTGCAAACAATGGAATACGTCCGGCGCGGCTGGTCCCATGAGTGACCAGAACCCCTATGGCGCAGACCCAACGGGAACATTTTTCAACCGGGTGCAGACCTATGAGGCCGGCACCTTTCCTGTGACCCAGACCATCCACTTCCCGAAGTCATGCCTGCACTGTGAAGACCCACCCTGTGTGCCCGTCTGTCCAACTGGCGCAAGCTACAAACGCAAGGAAGACGGCATTGTGCTGGTCGATTACGACAAGTGCATTGGCTGCAAATACTGCTCATGGGCCTGCCCCTATGGCGCACGTGAGTTAGACGAAGATCGCCAGGTCATGACCAAGTGCACGCTCTGTGTGGATCGCATCTACAGCAAGACCCTGCCGGAAAACGAGCGCAAACCCGCCTGCGTGATGGCCTGCCCCACCAACGCGCGGCTCTTTGGCGACATCAAAGATGAGTCATCCGAAGTGTCCAAGGCCATTCGTGAGCGCAATGGCTACGCCTTGATGCCCGAGCACGAGACCAAGCCGGCCAATCATTATCTGCCGCGCTCAATCACGGCAGTCATTGAGGCTGCGAAGAAAGACTTTTAA
- a CDS encoding molybdopterin oxidoreductase family protein: MRDNSPIHDPTQDPSTGKAEIKNTTCYMCACRCGIRVHLRDGEVRYIDGNPEHPLNKGVICAKGSSGIMKQHSPARLTKPLRRVAGADRGESNFEEISWGEAFSMLEKRLAHIRATDPKRFALFTGRDQMQALTGLFARQFGTPNYAAHGGFCSVNMAAGMIYTIGGSFWEFGGPDLDQAKLFVMIGTAEDHHSNPMKIALSKFKRDGGRFISINPVRTGYSAIADEWIPIRPGTDGALLLALVRELINSNQIDHEFLRSFSNSPDLIIMNEGPDQGLFLLDPDRPVVSEDLPLNKLAWCTKTNRPVPRETSETESFALEGEFEITSGVHAGKRVATSFELLKRQVQHATPEWAESITGIPAVRIKLLAKEMAYSAFQQAFDLPIQWTDAWGKTHDKVIGRPVAFHAMRGLAAHSNGFQTIRSLAILMSLLGTIDRPGGFRHKAPYPRQTPPRIRSTSSEDQIKPNTPLGAAPLGWPARPEDLAVTASGDPIRIDKAFSWEHPLSAHGLMHNVITNAVRGDPYPIDTLMIFMANMAWNSTMNTMAVRDMLNAKDDKGEFKIPFLVVCDAFDSEMVAYADLVLPDTTYLERHDCMSMLDRPISEFDGPVDSVRIPVVAPKGECKPFQEVLVELASRLKLPAFTTAEGGRKFKDYPDFVVNFETAPGSGIGFLAGWRGKDGSKSLKGEPNPKQWEMYQQNNCVFHFELEPSLQYMRNWNRDYIRFAKDYGMRQKEEPVQIAIYCEHLQYFRLAAQGKRDGRQPPQELRERIATFFDPLPFWYAPLEDGVSDLDAYPLHALTQRPMAMYHSWDSQNAWLRQIHSHNYLFVNPVTAKAAGVDDGGWLWVESQWGKVRCMARYSEAVEPGTVWTWNAIGKSDGAWRLAPGADESRKGFLLNHLISEELPIGAQGRVISNSDPITGQAGWYDVRVRIRPADPSEEKVSFPQTSTKSSPGGAPAPTKLAYNAS, from the coding sequence ATGCGAGACAACAGCCCTATTCATGACCCGACCCAGGACCCATCAACGGGTAAGGCCGAGATCAAAAACACCACCTGTTATATGTGTGCCTGCCGCTGCGGCATTCGCGTGCACCTGCGCGATGGCGAAGTCCGCTATATCGACGGCAACCCAGAGCACCCGCTGAACAAGGGTGTGATCTGCGCCAAGGGGTCTTCCGGCATCATGAAGCAGCACTCGCCTGCACGGCTGACCAAGCCACTGCGCCGAGTCGCCGGGGCTGATCGTGGCGAATCCAACTTTGAGGAGATCAGTTGGGGAGAAGCCTTTTCCATGCTGGAAAAGCGCCTTGCCCATATTCGTGCCACCGATCCCAAGAGGTTTGCACTCTTTACCGGCCGCGATCAGATGCAGGCACTCACGGGGCTGTTTGCGCGGCAATTCGGTACACCCAACTACGCGGCCCACGGTGGTTTTTGCTCGGTCAACATGGCCGCCGGCATGATCTACACCATTGGCGGCAGCTTCTGGGAATTTGGCGGGCCCGATCTGGATCAGGCCAAACTCTTTGTGATGATTGGCACTGCCGAAGATCACCACAGCAACCCCATGAAGATCGCGCTCTCAAAATTTAAGCGCGATGGCGGCCGGTTCATTTCAATTAACCCGGTGCGCACCGGCTACTCCGCGATTGCCGATGAGTGGATCCCAATTCGCCCCGGTACCGACGGCGCACTACTGCTTGCCTTGGTTCGTGAACTGATCAATTCCAATCAGATCGATCATGAGTTTCTGCGTTCGTTTTCCAATAGCCCTGATCTCATCATCATGAACGAAGGGCCCGATCAGGGACTCTTTCTGCTAGACCCCGATCGGCCTGTGGTGAGCGAAGACCTGCCACTGAATAAACTGGCCTGGTGCACCAAAACCAATCGACCAGTACCCCGTGAAACGAGCGAAACAGAATCTTTCGCGCTCGAAGGCGAGTTCGAAATCACCAGCGGCGTACACGCTGGTAAGCGTGTCGCCACCAGCTTTGAATTACTCAAGCGCCAGGTCCAGCACGCCACGCCAGAGTGGGCCGAATCGATTACTGGTATTCCTGCCGTACGAATCAAATTGCTTGCCAAAGAAATGGCCTACAGCGCCTTTCAACAGGCCTTTGATCTGCCAATTCAATGGACCGATGCCTGGGGCAAGACCCATGACAAAGTGATTGGCCGGCCAGTGGCCTTTCATGCCATGCGTGGACTCGCTGCGCACTCCAACGGCTTTCAAACCATTCGTTCCCTTGCCATTCTGATGAGCCTGCTGGGGACCATTGATCGGCCAGGCGGCTTTCGCCACAAGGCGCCCTATCCCCGGCAGACACCACCACGGATTCGTTCCACATCATCGGAAGATCAGATCAAACCCAATACGCCACTCGGTGCTGCGCCACTGGGCTGGCCCGCACGGCCAGAAGATCTGGCGGTCACCGCATCGGGGGACCCGATTCGTATCGACAAGGCCTTTTCTTGGGAACACCCACTGTCGGCCCACGGTCTGATGCACAACGTGATCACCAATGCAGTTCGCGGTGATCCCTATCCCATCGACACGCTCATGATCTTCATGGCCAATATGGCCTGGAACTCCACCATGAACACCATGGCCGTGCGTGACATGCTCAATGCCAAGGATGACAAGGGCGAATTCAAGATTCCATTTTTGGTTGTTTGTGATGCGTTTGATTCCGAGATGGTGGCCTATGCCGACTTAGTACTGCCGGACACCACTTATTTAGAGCGCCACGACTGCATGAGCATGTTAGACCGCCCCATCTCCGAGTTTGATGGCCCAGTGGATTCCGTGCGTATTCCCGTGGTGGCCCCCAAGGGCGAATGCAAACCCTTCCAAGAAGTCTTGGTGGAATTGGCCTCGCGATTAAAACTTCCAGCATTTACCACTGCCGAAGGCGGCCGCAAGTTTAAGGACTACCCAGACTTTGTGGTGAACTTCGAAACCGCACCAGGCTCTGGCATTGGCTTTTTAGCCGGCTGGCGTGGCAAAGATGGCAGTAAGTCACTCAAAGGCGAGCCCAACCCAAAACAGTGGGAGATGTATCAGCAAAACAATTGCGTCTTTCACTTCGAGTTAGAACCATCGCTGCAATACATGCGCAACTGGAACCGGGATTACATCCGCTTTGCAAAAGACTATGGCATGCGGCAAAAAGAAGAACCCGTGCAGATCGCGATCTACTGTGAACACCTGCAGTATTTCCGCCTGGCCGCCCAGGGCAAACGCGACGGCCGACAGCCCCCGCAAGAGTTACGCGAACGGATTGCCACCTTCTTTGACCCGCTGCCGTTTTGGTATGCACCGCTTGAAGATGGCGTCAGTGATTTAGATGCCTACCCATTACACGCGCTCACCCAGCGCCCCATGGCGATGTATCACTCCTGGGATTCACAAAACGCTTGGCTGCGCCAGATCCATAGCCACAACTATCTTTTTGTGAACCCTGTCACCGCGAAAGCAGCAGGTGTCGACGATGGCGGCTGGCTCTGGGTCGAGTCTCAGTGGGGCAAGGTCCGCTGCATGGCCCGTTACTCGGAAGCGGTGGAGCCCGGCACCGTCTGGACCTGGAACGCCATTGGTAAATCCGATGGCGCATGGCGACTGGCGCCGGGTGCTGACGAATCGCGCAAAGGCTTTTTGCTCAATCACTTAATCAGTGAAGAGCTTCCAATAGGCGCCCAGGGCCGCGTGATCAGCAACTCCGACCCCATCACCGGCCAGGCCGGCTGGTATGACGTGCGCGTGCGGATTCGCCCCGCTGATCCGTCGGAAGAGAAGGTCTCCTTCCCACAGACCAGCACCAAGTCCAGCCCAGGCGGTGCGCCTGCTCCCACCAAACTCGCCTACAACGCATCATGA
- a CDS encoding bifunctional enoyl-CoA hydratase/phosphate acetyltransferase has protein sequence MHSPSHPRLSEIIAQERSDTPLGVVYPCDVPAMTAAHQIASLGIAKVFLIGPTAKIQAAAKGANADLSLMTIVDTIDDPKVTATTATKLVREGKLAALMKGSLHTDELMAAAVNKETGLRTPHRIGHVIICDVPAYHKLLSLSDCVVNIAPTLEHKKQFLFDAITLLQRLGIKQPKVAIVGAVESVNPAMVATLDAAALVEMAKQGQFPDSIVEGPFGFDNAISKESAKIKGIQSNVAGDPDLLLLPDLDAANILFKSLVYMAGAACAGIVTGVSAPIALISRSDSTFSRVASAALAVRAARHSK, from the coding sequence ATGCATAGTCCATCCCACCCACGCCTATCCGAGATCATTGCCCAGGAGCGTTCCGACACGCCGCTGGGGGTGGTCTATCCCTGCGATGTTCCAGCCATGACGGCCGCCCATCAGATTGCATCGCTGGGTATTGCCAAAGTCTTTTTGATTGGACCCACTGCAAAGATTCAAGCTGCAGCAAAGGGGGCCAATGCCGATCTGTCATTGATGACCATTGTGGACACGATCGATGACCCCAAGGTCACGGCCACAACTGCCACCAAGCTGGTGCGCGAGGGAAAGCTTGCCGCATTGATGAAGGGGTCACTCCACACCGATGAACTCATGGCCGCCGCCGTGAACAAAGAAACCGGGCTGCGCACCCCCCACCGAATTGGGCACGTGATCATTTGCGATGTGCCGGCCTATCACAAGCTGTTGTCACTCTCTGATTGTGTGGTCAACATCGCACCGACACTGGAACACAAAAAACAGTTCCTGTTTGATGCGATCACACTACTGCAGCGTCTTGGCATTAAACAGCCAAAGGTTGCGATCGTGGGGGCGGTAGAAAGTGTTAACCCCGCCATGGTGGCCACACTCGATGCCGCCGCCTTGGTAGAGATGGCCAAGCAGGGGCAGTTTCCAGATTCCATTGTGGAAGGACCCTTTGGCTTTGATAACGCCATCTCAAAAGAGTCAGCAAAAATCAAAGGCATTCAATCCAACGTTGCGGGCGACCCTGATCTCTTACTACTTCCAGATTTAGACGCAGCCAATATCCTGTTTAAGTCACTGGTCTACATGGCTGGCGCCGCCTGCGCCGGCATTGTGACCGGTGTGTCGGCACCGATTGCCCTGATCTCACGCTCTGACAGCACTTTTTCACGGGTGGCCTCTGCGGCCTTGGCCGTGCGTGCCGCACGACATTCCAAGTAA
- a CDS encoding glutathione S-transferase family protein encodes MITLWGRTNSINVQKVLWVLDHLQIPYQRIDAGLQFGVNNSPEFLAMNPHGKIPLIKDGDTTVWESNAICKYLCNITAGQTLYPTDAASRAQVDQWLDWAIGTLCISMGFVFQQLIRTPEAQRNPVRIEEERKKTVDALKVLNQYLQGRQFIVGNEMTLADIIMSAATYRCDGIGVVSIDGPECAGLKPWFSAMREQPEFKRWVQIPLT; translated from the coding sequence ATGATCACACTCTGGGGTCGAACCAATTCCATCAATGTTCAGAAAGTCCTGTGGGTCTTAGACCACCTGCAGATTCCGTATCAGCGGATTGATGCGGGGCTTCAGTTTGGCGTGAACAACTCGCCAGAGTTTCTGGCCATGAATCCCCACGGGAAAATTCCCCTGATCAAAGATGGTGACACCACCGTTTGGGAATCCAACGCCATCTGCAAATACCTGTGCAATATCACGGCCGGACAAACGCTCTACCCCACAGATGCTGCATCACGCGCCCAGGTCGACCAGTGGCTGGATTGGGCCATTGGCACACTCTGCATCTCCATGGGGTTTGTCTTTCAGCAACTCATCCGCACGCCCGAAGCCCAACGTAACCCGGTGCGCATCGAAGAAGAACGCAAGAAAACAGTGGATGCCTTGAAGGTGCTCAATCAATATTTACAGGGCCGACAGTTCATTGTGGGCAATGAGATGACCCTTGCCGACATCATCATGAGCGCGGCCACTTACCGCTGCGATGGAATTGGCGTCGTCTCAATTGATGGCCCAGAATGCGCTGGCCTAAAGCCCTGGTTTTCGGCCATGCGCGAGCAGCCGGAATTCAAACGCTGGGTCCAGATTCCATTAACGTAA
- the gdhA gene encoding NADP-specific glutamate dehydrogenase, with the protein MSHYKSAQDFLNNLARRNPNEPEFLQAATEVFLTLWPFIEENPNYSEHGLLERLTEPERVIMFRISWVDDHNNVHVNKGYRIQHNSAIGPYKGGLRFHPSVNLSILKFLAFEQTFKNALTTLPMGGGKGGSDFDPKGKSPGEIMRFCQAFISELYRHLGSDTDIPAGDIGVGGREVGYMAGMMKKLSNRSDCIFTGKGLSFGGSLIRPESTGYGTVYFAHEMLKQKSRSFDGLRVSISGSGNVAQYAAEKAMEFGAKVVTVSDSSGTVVDTAGMTDEKLKLLMHIKNVEYGRISEYAAKVPGSKFIAGATPWHVPVDVALPCATQNELHKKDAEELVKNGVICVAEGANMPTTIDAIGVFESNGVLYAPGKASNAGGVATSGLEMSQNATRLAWSREEVDARLHAIMRNIHEACLRHGRNPDGSFSYVTGANVAGFVKVADAMLAQGVV; encoded by the coding sequence ATGTCTCATTACAAATCTGCGCAAGACTTTCTCAATAACCTTGCCCGCCGCAACCCCAACGAACCCGAATTCCTGCAAGCCGCCACCGAGGTTTTCTTAACGCTGTGGCCTTTTATCGAAGAGAACCCGAATTACTCTGAGCACGGTCTACTGGAGCGGCTCACCGAACCCGAACGCGTGATCATGTTCCGCATCTCTTGGGTAGACGACCATAACAACGTGCACGTGAACAAGGGCTATCGCATTCAACACAACTCAGCGATTGGCCCTTACAAAGGCGGCCTGCGTTTTCACCCCTCGGTCAACCTGTCGATTCTGAAGTTTCTTGCATTCGAGCAGACCTTTAAAAATGCACTAACCACCCTGCCCATGGGCGGCGGTAAAGGCGGCTCTGATTTTGATCCCAAGGGCAAAAGCCCCGGCGAGATCATGCGTTTCTGCCAGGCGTTTATCAGCGAGCTCTATCGCCATCTCGGTTCTGATACCGACATTCCTGCAGGCGACATTGGTGTAGGTGGTCGTGAGGTGGGCTACATGGCCGGCATGATGAAAAAGCTGAGCAACCGCTCGGACTGCATTTTCACCGGCAAGGGACTCAGTTTTGGCGGATCACTCATTCGCCCCGAATCCACCGGCTATGGCACGGTCTACTTCGCCCACGAAATGCTCAAACAAAAGAGCCGCAGTTTTGATGGTCTGCGCGTGAGCATCTCTGGGTCTGGCAATGTGGCCCAATACGCCGCAGAAAAAGCCATGGAGTTTGGTGCGAAAGTCGTCACTGTTTCCGACTCCAGCGGCACCGTGGTCGACACGGCCGGCATGACGGATGAAAAACTCAAGCTGCTGATGCACATCAAAAACGTGGAATATGGCCGCATCAGCGAATACGCTGCAAAAGTCCCCGGCAGTAAATTTATCGCGGGCGCTACGCCATGGCATGTACCCGTTGATGTCGCACTGCCTTGCGCGACCCAAAACGAACTTCACAAAAAAGACGCCGAAGAGCTGGTGAAAAACGGCGTGATCTGTGTCGCCGAGGGCGCCAACATGCCCACCACCATCGATGCAATTGGCGTGTTTGAAAGTAACGGCGTGCTCTATGCCCCCGGCAAGGCCAGCAACGCTGGTGGCGTGGCCACATCAGGCTTAGAGATGAGCCAAAACGCAACCCGCCTGGCCTGGTCGCGTGAAGAAGTGGATGCCCGGTTGCATGCCATCATGCGCAATATCCACGAGGCCTGCCTGCGCCACGGCCGCAACCCCGACGGCAGCTTTAGCTATGTCACCGGTGCCAACGTGGCTGGCTTTGTGAAAGTGGCTGACGCCATGCTGGCCCAGGGGGTGGTCTAA
- a CDS encoding cation diffusion facilitator family transporter — MQDHLHHHDPHDAAVGHARAKTNARALGIAVSLTLGFAGVEFFAALYSGSIALMADAGHMVTDSTALFLALVAQWMARRPPSAQRSYGDGRIEALAAFVNSLAMLGLAIWIAIEAMGRFKSPHEITGQTVMLVAGVGLLINIVVAWVLSKDQDSLNTKAALVHVLGDLLGSVAALVSGAVIYFTGWTPIDPLLSLFVCGLILKSTAGLLKSSYGILMEHVPSHIDFETVGKELSSLSGVLRVHNLHIWETSPGHVTLTAHLELQSLDHWARDLPKIQSMLREKHGIDHATLQPEVR; from the coding sequence ATGCAAGACCACCTCCATCACCACGATCCCCACGATGCGGCCGTTGGCCATGCCCGAGCCAAGACCAACGCCCGCGCGCTCGGCATTGCGGTGTCCCTCACCCTGGGGTTTGCGGGGGTAGAGTTTTTCGCCGCCCTTTACTCGGGCTCGATTGCGCTCATGGCCGATGCAGGCCACATGGTGACCGACTCCACCGCGCTCTTTTTGGCACTCGTCGCCCAGTGGATGGCCCGTCGCCCACCGTCTGCGCAGCGGTCCTACGGTGATGGCCGGATCGAGGCGCTTGCCGCCTTTGTCAACTCACTGGCCATGCTGGGTCTGGCGATCTGGATTGCCATAGAAGCCATGGGCCGCTTTAAGAGCCCCCATGAAATCACTGGCCAGACTGTCATGCTGGTGGCTGGCGTTGGTTTGTTGATCAATATCGTCGTGGCCTGGGTGCTATCCAAAGACCAAGACAGCCTGAACACCAAGGCGGCGCTTGTCCATGTCCTGGGGGACCTGCTGGGGTCTGTCGCAGCGCTGGTCTCGGGTGCGGTGATTTATTTCACCGGCTGGACACCCATCGACCCACTGCTCTCACTCTTTGTCTGTGGCTTGATTCTTAAATCCACCGCTGGCCTTCTGAAAAGCTCTTATGGGATCTTGATGGAGCATGTGCCCAGCCATATCGACTTCGAAACTGTGGGCAAAGAGCTCTCCAGTCTTTCGGGAGTACTCAGAGTGCACAACCTGCATATCTGGGAGACCAGTCCCGGACATGTCACCCTGACCGCCCACTTAGAGCTCCAAAGCCTGGACCACTGGGCCCGTGATCTGCCAAAAATCCAATCCATGCTTCGCGAAAAACATGGCATTGATCACGCCACGCTTCAGCCCGAGGTTCGCTAG